Proteins encoded within one genomic window of Gadus macrocephalus chromosome 16, ASM3116895v1:
- the LOC132474335 gene encoding cholinesterase-like, with the protein MATSTPFLLLVLHLCSGSLGQLPEDLTISTLNGKVRGTRLSVLGHDVRAFLGVPYAKPPLGELRFRAPKPAGKWEGVKNAANFSNTCYQLPDTLFPEFSGAEMWNPNTPVSEDCLYLNVWTPHLKGKPQTLPVLVWIYGGGFTSGTSSLALYDGRFLSQSENVVVVSMNYRLGALGFLSLPENDNIRGNAGLLDQQLALRWVADNIAFFGGDSSKVTLFGESAGAASVGFHLLAPSSHGLFHRAILQSGVPTAPWASLSQRETWKRSLSLASLLGCPRSPAADLERCLQRVDLVDIVTEQFQVLTEASILGFPFAPSTDGLFLPDEPEVLLKTGNFKKIEVLFGLNQNEGTYFLVYGMPGYSLAGESPISRKLFIEGIPLALPGTNNITKEAVIFQYTSWSEVDNEVKNRDAMGDLLGHQFFSCPTLEFARRYSEHGGKAFFYLFDHRSSANPWPAWMGVMHGYEIEFVFGMPLNASLKYTEREVNMSRSIMKQWANFARTGNPSNSGVPWPLFQAESQFYLTLNTNQPLQRSKMIAQQCQFWTNLVPKIQGVSEALDSCMESSGTLGSSCNFLIVGMMLLTFSLRIA; encoded by the exons ATGGCGACGTCTacccccttcctgctcctggtGCTCCACCTGTGCAGCGGATCCCTGGGCCAGCTTCCAGAAGACCTCACCATCAGCACGCTGAACGGGAAGGTGCGAGGGacccgtctgtccgtcctgGGACACGACGTGAGGGCGTTCCTGGGCGTTCCCTATGCTAAACCGCCACTCGGGGAGCTCCGGTTCCGAGCCCCCAAGCCCGCAGGGAAATGGGAAGGGGTGAAAAACGCCGCCAATTTCTCAAATACCTGCTATCAGCTGCCGGATACACTCTTTCCAG AGTTTAGTGGGGCAGAGATGTGGAACCCCAATACACCAGTGAGTGAGGATTGTCTCTATCTCAATGTCTGGACCCCACATCTCAAAGGCAAACCACAAACATTGCCTGTGCTGGTGTGGATCTATGGAGGCGGGTTCACCTCAGGGACTTCCTCCTTGGCCCTGTACGATGGACGCttcctgagccaatcagaaaacgtggtggtggtgtcaatGAACTATAG GCTCGGGGCGCTGGGCTTCCTTTCGCTTCCTGAAAACGATAATATCCGTGGCAACGCAGGCTTACTGGACCAGCAGCTAGCTCTCCGCTGGGTCGCAGATAACATTGCATTTTTTGGAGGTGACTCCTCAAAG GTGACTCTGTTCGGGGAGAGTGCCGGAGCAGCGTCGGTAGGCTTCCACCTCCTGGCCCCCAGCAGCCACGGTCTGTTCCACCGGGCCATCCTCCAGAGCGGCGTCCCCACCGCGCCCTGGGCCAGCctcagccagagagagactTGGAAGAG GAGCTTGAGCCTGGCGTCTCTCCTGGGCTGTCCCCGGTCCCCTGCTGCTGATCTGGAGCGCTGTCTCCAGAGAGTCGACCTTGTGGACATAGTGACCGAGCAGTTCCAGGTGTTGACTGAGGCCTCCATCCTCGGGTTTCCCTTCGCGCCGTCCACCGATGGGCTTTTCCTACCTGATGAACCAGAG GTGTTGCTCAAGACTGGCAACTTCAAGAAGATTGAGGTGCTTTTCGGTCTGAACCAGAATGAAGGGACGTACTTTCTAGTCTACGGCATGCCTGGCTATAGTCTCGCTGGCGAGAGCCCCATCAGTAGGAAATTGTTTATTGAAGGCATACCACTCGCACTACCAGGAACCAACAACATCACAAAAGAGGCAGTCATTTTCCAGTACACCAGCTGGAGTGAGGTAGACAATGAGGTGAAGAACAGAGATGCCATGGGTGACCTGTTAGGACATCAGTTCTTCAGTTGTCCCACATTAGAGTTTGCACGCAG GTATTCCGAGCACGGAGGAAAAGCATTTTTCTATCTGTTTGATCACCGCTCATCTGCCAACCCCTGGCCAGCATGGATGGGCGTGATGCATGGCTACGAGATAGAGTTTGTCTTTGGGATGCCGTTGAATGCCTCTCTTAAATACACGGAGAGGGAAGTAAACATGAGCAGGAGCATCATGAAGCAGTGGGCCAACTTCGCCCGGACAGG AAATCCAAGCAACAGCGGAGTTCCCTGGCCCCTATTTCAGGCAGAAAGCCAGTTCTATCTGACTCTGAACACCAACCAGCCTCTACAAAGGAGCAAGATGATCGCTCAACAGTGTCAATTTTGGACCAATTTAGTACCAAAGATCCAAGGAGTGTCAG AAGCTCTCGACTCTTGCATGGAATCGTCTGGGACTTTGGGCAGCAGCTGTAACTTCCTCATCGTTGGGATGATGCTCCTTACATTCTCCTTGCGGATTGCGTAA